A stretch of Telopea speciosissima isolate NSW1024214 ecotype Mountain lineage chromosome 11, Tspe_v1, whole genome shotgun sequence DNA encodes these proteins:
- the LOC122645103 gene encoding putative disease resistance RPP13-like protein 1, translated as MEGSREDIIVSLHLPVLLDKLSSEALRDFGSVWCAQSELGALSDVLGKIQKLLKFAEQAQVRNILVKDCLRNLRGVAYRAEDILDEFIYEACYEKDERYGGGKVRLHFPSNLKSDGLLRKHEIVPLINDELVKKLEEIEKKLEDHYLRQSSGNQKSHGGGGGGVIDEIFDTRPKSDSLVDESLTLGRKRDVEAIKNELLSSNPNPNENQKQVSVIAIVGLGGVGKTTLAQLVYNDPDVKEHFERRAWVCVSTDFNDVSLISAILESLNGRNLDLRNLDPLKCALRKEIRGKRVLIILDDVWTEKKRDWEPLRVALMEAGEGSRIIVTSRSKRVSSMMHPMYTHDLQVLSDEECWSIMERHISLNYGSIAPSLEEVGRKIARKCKGLPLAACTVAGLLSSSSSSDLNHWEEVLNSSMWDLEEIKDLPAALSLSYYFLPTHLKQCFAYCSLFPQDYLFDKERLIQLWSAEGFIKTDKAGGQYFDELLQRSFFQYYNGFNAFFVMHDLVHDLAEAVSGDVYGRFDCQKSSHSSKLETRYLSICCLNSINKDDKDHLDHKKRLSTWICLPRYNCFGRDYHIESFGGLRFLRVLDLYKSNIKMLPDDIGGLIYLHYINLSFARNIKRLPESLCDLFNLQSLILCACSELRELPRGMKYLHNLQHLDLREYDKLLSMPQGIGRLSSLKTLPEFTVSKADDGRVIRELKELRQLEGALSIRSLENVIDPLDAREADLMSKPKIDELEFWWGESGDHKDVEVLESLQPLPNQLRSLSIYNYSGLKFPRWLMIDLPSYNKLVSLELSVCHECQVLPPIGELPLLETLFLNGMKKLEELSASSSCRGEESTDEFPSLRNLYIENCPELRILPQPLLSSPTLCELRFRSCPKLRMLPTHAGGGLSRLTSLKNLGLGKEMKGLVQFLDDTDTIPPNLNRLYIRDCKSLPKGLRNLSSLQHLTLGDECKAHYSPEELPTNVIVEKAKCSWY; from the coding sequence ATGGAAGGAAGTAGGGAAGACATAATTGTATCCCTTCACCTACCAGTCTTGCTTGACAAATTATCCTCAGAAGCATTAAGAGATTTTGGATCGGTATGGTGTGCGCAGAGTGAGCTAGGTGCACTCTCAGATGTTCTTGGGAAAATTCAAAAATTGCTCAAGTTCGCAGAGCAAGCTCAAGTAAGGAATATCTTGGTGAAAGACTGCCTTAGGAATCTCAGAGGAGTTGCTTACCGAGCTGAGGACATATTGGATGAGTTCATCTATGAAGCTTGTTAcgaaaaagatgaaagatatgGAGGTGGAAAGGTACGTTTGCACTTCCCCTCTAACTTAAAATCAGATGGTCTTTTACGTAAGCATGAAATCGTGCCTCTTATAAATGATGAACTCGTAAAGAAACTAGAAGAGATTGAGAAGAAACTTGAAGATCACTATCTCAGACAGTCATCAGGAAATCAGAAATcacatggtggtggtggtggtggtgtaatTGATGAAATATTTGATACTAGGCCAAAGAGTGATTCTCTAGTTGATGAATCTCTTACTTTGGGGAGGAAGAGAGATGTAGAAGCAATAAAAAATGAGTTGTTGtcatcaaatccaaatccaaatgaaAACCAAAAACAGGTTTCTGTTATTGCCATTGTTGGATTAGGGGGTGTAGGCAAGACAACTCTAGCCCAGCTTGTTTATAATGATCCTGATGTGAAGGAACATTTCGAAAGAAGAGCATGGGTTTGTGTTTCTACTGATTTTAATGATGTGAGTTTGATCTCTGCAATTCTAGAGTCGTTGAATGGGAGAAATCTTGACTTGAGAAACCTAGACCCACTTAAATGTGCgttgagaaaagaaataaggggGAAGCGAGTTTTAATCATCTTAGATGATGTTTGGactgaaaagaagagagattggGAACCTCTGAGAGTTGCACTCATGGAGGCAGGGGAAGGAAGTAGAATAATTGTAACAAGTCGAAGTAAAAGAGTTTCATCAATGATGCACCCCATGTATACACATGATCTTCAAGTTTTATCTGATGAAGAGTGTTGGTCAATAATGGAAAGGCACATATCTCTAAATTATGGTTCTATTGCTCCCAGCCTGGAAGAAGTGGGTAGGAAGATTGCGAGAAAGTGCAAAGGATTGCCCTTGGCAGCATGTACGGTTGCAGGCCTTTTAAGCTCATCTTCTAGTTCAGATTTAAACCACTGGGAAGAAGTCTTGAATAGTTCCATGTGGGACTTAGAAGAGATCAAAGATTTGCCAGCTGCACTAAGTCTAAGCTATTATTTTCTTCCCACACATTTGAAGCAGTGTTTTGCTTATTGCTCTTTATTTCCTCAAGATTATTTATTCGATAAGGAACGTCTCATCCAACTGTGGAGCGCAGAAGGTTTTATTAAAACGGACAAAGCAGGTGGCCAATATTTTGATGAATTATTGCAGAGATCTTTCTTTCAGTACTACAATGGATTTAATGCCTTCTTTGTAATGCATGACCTTGTACATGATCTAGCAGAAGCAGTTTCAGGAGATGTGTATGGTAGATTTGACTGCCAAAAATCGAGCCATAGCTCCAAATTAGAGACCCGTTATTTGTCAATTTGTTGTCTAAATTCCATAAACAAGGACGACAAAGATCATCTTGATCACAAGAAGAGGTTATCCACATGGATATGCCTACCTCGTTATAATTGTTTTGGGAGGGATTACCATATTGAATCTTTTGGAGGACTGAGATTCTTACGTGTCTTAGATTTGTATAAATCAAATATTAAGATGCTTCCAGACGATATTGGTGGTTTGATATACCTACACTATATTAACCTTTCATTTGCTCGTAACATAAAACGATTACCGGAGTCATTGTGCGATCTTTTCAATCTACAGTCACTGATACTCTGTGCTTGTAGCGAATTACGTGAGTTACCTAGAGGCATGAAGTATCTACACAATCTCCAGCATCTAGACCTTCGTGAGTACGATAAATTACTTTCCATGCCACAAGGAATTGGGAGATTAAGTAGTCTCAAGACATTGCCAGAGTTTACTGTCTCAAAAGCTGATGATGGTCGTGTGATAAGAGAGCTGAAGGAGCTGAGGCAGCTTGAGGGCGCACTTTCAATCAGGTCACTAGAGAATGTGATTGATCCTCTGGATGCTCGGGAAGCTGATTTGATGAGTAAGCCGAAAATTGATGAGTTAGAATTTTGGTGGGGTGAAAGTGGTGATCATAAAGATGTTGAGGTTTTAGAAAGTTTACAACCTCTCCCTAATCAACTGAGGAGTTTAAGTATCTACAATTATAGTGGGTTAAAATTTCCAAGATGGTTGATGATTGATTTGCCAAGCTACAACAAGCTAGTCTCTCTGGAACTCTCCGTCTGCCATGAATGCCAAGTCCTACCTCCGATTGGGGAGCTACCCCTATTAGAAACTCTATTCTTAAATGGCATGAAGAAGTTGGAAGAGTTGTCGGCTAGCAGCAGCTGTAGAGGGGAGGAAAGTACTGATGAATTCCCTAGCCTCCGAAATCTATACATTGAAAACTGTCCAGAACTGAGGATACTACCACAGCCGCTTCTGTCAAGTCCGacactatgtgaattgcgtttCAGGAGCTGTCCAAAGCTCAGGATGTTGCCTACTCATGCAGGAGGAGGACTAAGCAGACTCACCTCACTCAAAAATCTTGGTCTTGGGAAAGAGATGAAAGGGTTGGTTCAGTTTCTGGATGACACAGATACTATACCTCCAAATCTTAATCGCCTTTATATCCGTGATTGTAAATCGCTACCCAAGGGGCTGAGAAACCTGTCTTCACTCCAACATCTGAcacttggtgatgaatgtaAAGCCCACTATAGCCCCGAGGAGCTCCCCACAAATGTCATCGTTGAAAAAGCTAAATGTTCTTGGTACTGA